The Methylobacterium durans nucleotide sequence CCTCCTGTGCGCCCGCAAGAGTGCGCGAATGTCGCGTGAACGCGTTTACGGAGCCTTCCTTCGCCGCTCTTACCGCAGGATCACGACAGCGGGCGGGGTGCCGACTCACCTTGGTGGCCCAACGCCTCTCCGCCTTTTCGGACCACACGCTGCACCGGCTGAGGCGCCGGCAACCGCGCCAGCGACGCGGTCTCTGCCATGGTGCGGCTTTCCATCCCGTAAGTGTCCCGCAATCTCGCGAAATGCGAGAGGATTTGATCCAGCACAGCCAGATTCTCCGCGAGGTCCGTGCCGAAATTCTCGGGATGCCACCAAAGATGGAAGATTTCGTCGCGGCGCGCGGCGTTTGTCATTGCCTGCCTGATCCGGCGAAGGCGCAGAGGCTCCAAGAGCCGCAGGCGCCGCGACCAAGGCCGCAGGAACATGCTCGCCGGCACCGCGACCGGGAGACGGCCGTCATCATCCGCCGAAATCACGTAGCTCTGGTGTCCGGACAGGTTGAGATACGCGTCGGCCAGTCGGGCGGCGCGGATCCATATCCTCTGCCGTCCATCCGGGCGGGCGCGATACATCCAGCCGCGCTGATTGCTGCGATAAACAGTCAGCCCGAATTCGCGGCAGATCGACAGGTAGGCCGGGTTGTACTGATTTCTCGGAAAGACCAGGGACGTCAAGGTGATGTCGAAGGACGAGGCGGCCTGTACGGCAGCCCTGAGATCGTCCCGGAACTCATCGGCGGTCTGCCCAGCCTCCAGGGCGTAGTAGTGGGAGAACGTGTGGGTTCCGATCTCCTGTCCCGGGCAATCCTGGATCCGGCGCACGAGCGATCCGGCGAAGTGGTAAGGATCGTCCTGCTCCGTCGAGCCGATCGCGTCGAGCGTGGGATAGGGCGAGAGATGCGCATTCTCGTAGCGCGGCTTCGCAGCCGGCACGGCTGCCATCATCTCGTCCTTCGCGTCGAAGAACAGCAGGCCGACGGTCGCCCAAGTTGCTCGAATACCCTGGGCAGCAAACCTGTCGAGCATCTCGCCGACTGCGCGGCGGCCTCCGAGAAGGTTCGCCTGATCGTGCGCGAGGATGCGCTTGTCGCGAACGCCCCAGAACAGCTCAAAATCCAACGAGATGACGAACGTTCCGCCCATCCAGGGCTCCTTGATCTGCGAAAACAGCTCACGTTTCCGGTCAGCCGCCTGAGTATGCACGGCTCAGATGGGGTTTTGAGCTTTGCCGGCCTTCGAACCTGAACCATATCTTGTTATTTTCTTCGAGCACCTGAAGGAAAAAGCCTCGGGCGGCAAGAAAGCGCAACGCCTCGCTAAACAGGGTGTCACCGTCGCACAAATCGCCTGCCATCACATGAGGACCCTAAATTTTCACGAGAGAGCGCAGCGTGATCAGATAGATAAGAATTTCGGCGACGTTAATCTTACGCGCACCCACCTAATCCGAGCTTGAAGACCAAACACTATATTCAGCCAATTGCACACAGTCCATTTCACTATCGGATGAGTACGCTACGGCACCGGAAGCATCGGGTCGGGACAGGTGGTACTAATCCGTATCTAGCGCCTTAAAATTATTGCAAATCATGCTGGATTATTTCATCCCTCCGAACGTGAAAGGAAAACGTACACCATCGATGCTTCCTGATCACGCTGCTCCTGCGGCGCTTATAAGCTACTTACGTAGTCTGATCGGGAGAGGTACGGGTGTTTGCTAGTGGCGATGCTTGGAGAGCTAAGGCGGGGTGCCGGATCCTTTATCGAAATAAAACTAATTATCTGAGGGGGCCCAAGGTGAACGAGATCCGTGCCGTCGTCATCGATAGCGATCCGCTGTTCCGCACCGGCGTCGCCTACACCCTGAACGGCGAGGCCGACATCGCGGTCGTCGGAGAGGGCGCGTCGGCGTCCGACGCGTTCCGCCTCGCGGCCGACCTGAAGCCGAGCGTCATCGTCCTCGACATCGGGATACTCGGCGGCGGCGCGGAGGCGGTCGAGACCCTCGTCGCCCATTGCGCCGACGTGAAGATCCTGATGCTGACGAGCATCGTGGACGACCAGCAGGTCTGCGCCGCGATGCAGGGCGGCGCCTGGGGCTACGTGCTCAAGGGCGTCAGCGGCCCGGAGCTGGTGCAATCCGTGCGGGTGATTCACCGTGGCGAGCGCTACGTCACGCCGGCGCTGGCCGCCCGCCTCTTCGCCAAGCCGCGGAACCCGGCCCCGAGGCCCGAGCAGACCCTGTTCTCGAGCCTGACCGGCCGCGAGGAGCAGATCCTGACGCTGCTGGCGGAGGGGCTGAGCAACAAGGAGATCGGCGGGCGCCTCGAGATCAGCGAGAAGACGGTCAAGCATTACCTGACCATCATCCTCGACAAGCTCAACGTCCGAAACCGCGTCCAGGCCGCCCTCGTCGCCTCCAGTCACCTGAGCTTAGAGGCCGTCCGATAATCCATAGAGCGCGCACAGGGTCGGATGAGGATCATGGCGGCCGCACCGTGGAGGCTCGTGACCGCAGGAGGCACTTCGATCTGAGCGATCCTCTCAGCCGCACTGATTGAGCGGGCCGCTGCTATCGTACGTCTAATCCCGATTGCGAAAACGCGCTGAGGGCCCGGTTCCTCAGGGTAGCGCCACCCCGACGGAGGCAGACACGCCTGTATGCGATCAACGACAGGGCCACGCCTTGAGTAGCGCGGTCGCAGCAAGATCGCCCGCTCGGTGGCGCCGGCCCTCCGGATGATCAGTGAGGTGCTTGCAAACAGCTTCTGTCACTTGCTTAGCGGAAACTCCGTCAGGAATGCAGAACGGCCTCAGTTCTTCGGCGGCGGGTGCTGTCGAGTCAACAATGCCCATCATGTAAACGTTGAGCATACT carries:
- a CDS encoding Rap1a/Tai family immunity protein — its product is MMTRLALILVLACIPACAHAFYLSGVRLQELCSQKNMSLELDSMLNVYMMGIVDSTAPAAEELRPFCIPDGVSAKQVTEAVCKHLTDHPEGRRHRAGDLAATALLKAWPCR
- a CDS encoding LuxR C-terminal-related transcriptional regulator; the encoded protein is MNEIRAVVIDSDPLFRTGVAYTLNGEADIAVVGEGASASDAFRLAADLKPSVIVLDIGILGGGAEAVETLVAHCADVKILMLTSIVDDQQVCAAMQGGAWGYVLKGVSGPELVQSVRVIHRGERYVTPALAARLFAKPRNPAPRPEQTLFSSLTGREEQILTLLAEGLSNKEIGGRLEISEKTVKHYLTIILDKLNVRNRVQAALVASSHLSLEAVR
- a CDS encoding polysaccharide deacetylase family protein is translated as MGGTFVISLDFELFWGVRDKRILAHDQANLLGGRRAVGEMLDRFAAQGIRATWATVGLLFFDAKDEMMAAVPAAKPRYENAHLSPYPTLDAIGSTEQDDPYHFAGSLVRRIQDCPGQEIGTHTFSHYYALEAGQTADEFRDDLRAAVQAASSFDITLTSLVFPRNQYNPAYLSICREFGLTVYRSNQRGWMYRARPDGRQRIWIRAARLADAYLNLSGHQSYVISADDDGRLPVAVPASMFLRPWSRRLRLLEPLRLRRIRQAMTNAARRDEIFHLWWHPENFGTDLAENLAVLDQILSHFARLRDTYGMESRTMAETASLARLPAPQPVQRVVRKGGEALGHQGESAPRPLS